In Pseudomonadota bacterium, the sequence TGGGGTCAGGTCTTGAATTATAAGTTTTTATTAACCCATCCCTCACCCTGTTCCCTTTATTTTCCTGCTATTTCAATAGGTTGTCAAGATTTTTAGCTATGAGCTATCAGCAATCAGCGTAAACCACTTCCTACTTACGACTTACGGGATTTTGAGCATGGTAGGCATTTGTTACAGTAGCATAAAATAAATCGAGTTTATTATTTCTTCTCCGCCAGTTCTTTCATCCTCTTTACAAATTCTTTGGCAGATTTCAGAGCGCTCTCTGCATCGTCTTCAGTCGCAAAGAATGTGGTTGGGATTTTTCTCTAAAACCATCGGCAAACAATATGCCTCGTGCCGAATGAAACATGGCGAGATAACTTGATATAATACAGGACCTGAGGGCGTTGCTGCTCAGGTTATT encodes:
- a CDS encoding HEPN domain-containing protein, with the protein product MAKKTQYSINRLLEEGLIRKIPPSKDKAAESIRTAESWLKEASNNLSSNALRSCIISSYLAMFHSARGILFADGFREKSQPHSLRLKTMQRAL